The Halodesulfovibrio marinisediminis DSM 17456 genomic interval TAAAAAAGGAAATACGTGGGTGTTGTCGTGAAGAGTGTTCGGGCAAGCGTACGAGGGATGTACGCTTATACTCTTCCAAAAAGGGAGAAAGAAATTATGCAAAACCAGAGAGTCTTTCTTGTTGCTCTCGTATTGGTTCTGTGTGTGCCATGCATTGCTTTCGCAGCTAAGTTTGTGGGTTCGGCTGCATGTGGTGAATGTCATGAAGCAGAGCACAGTCGTTTTATGCAATACTCTAAAAAAGCAAAATCGTGGGAGAGTATTGTGGTTATGGCGCCAAAACTTACAAAGGCAGAGCAACAAGAGTGCTACGAATGTCATACGACAGGGTACAAGCAAGGGGGATTTGTTAGCTACGAAGAGACTCCGGAACTTTCAGATGTAGGGTGTGAAACATGTCATGGACCTGGTGCGGCACATGCTGAAGACGGCGATCCTGATTTAATCAAGCGTAAGCCTGATCCAAAAGATTGCACGGTATGCCATAGCGCTGCTCGTGTGAACGATTTTGGGTTTAAACCGCTTGTAAACAGTGGTGCACACTAGGAGGACATAATGTCGATACGGACTTCGTTAGGTGCGAAGATTTCGCTCTTAATTACCTTTATTTCGTTTGTTGTGTTCGCCGTTCTGATAGGCACTTCCACCTATTTGCAGCATGATGGAATGCTGGAACAACTGAGTCAGTCTTTGACGCAGACATCGCAACTGGTACAGGAAGCTATCGAGCGTCCGATGGTTGTCGGTAACGATGAAGGGACAACGGGAGAATTTGTTCGCCTCGGGAAAGAGTATCCTGATATGAAAGTTCATCTTGCAGATTTTGCAGGTGAAGTCACATATTCAACACAAGAGGCTGACATTGATAAGCAGATAGCAGAACTATTACCTATTGATGGTTTTGCGGATGTGTCAAAACGAGCATTAAAACAGCCTGTAAAAGAGAATCTGATTGTGAGCGGTGGCGACAGTCCTGTTTTTGTCAGAGTTATCTCAATTCCAAACGCGCCCTCCTGTAAGCACTGTCACGGTGCATCAAAACCAATTCTCGGACAGCTAGTTATTACGAAAGACATCTCAGGGGCTATGGATACAATCGCGTTGCAAATGTATGAGAACATCGCGATTTCATTTGCCGGACTTCTTGTTCTCGTCCTGAGTGTTGTGTTCTTCATTCGTAAAGTAGTTATTCGTCCTATTGAACAGATTGCTTCTTCTTCAGATGCCATTAGTAATGGTGATTTTAACGCACATTTCTTGGTGAACAGTGAAGACGAGCTTGGTAATTTGTCTAAAAACCTTGGTGCAATGGTTGATAAGCTCAAGGTTGAACTTGGTTTCTCCAAGGGCGTTTTGCGCGGCATGACGGCACCTATTCTTATCTGTGATGTTGACCGCAAGGTTACTTCGACAAACCAGCAAGCAATTGATTTGATGGGGATTGCTGGAACGCCGGTTGATTACAAGGGTGTTGCGGTCTCTGATTTTGTTGTTAACGATCCATGTTGTGATCGCATTATTAGTGATGTGATGACATCGCACAGACCTTCTACCGGTAATGAAGGTGTCTTGGAAAACTTTGCAGGTGAAGAACTCACCCTTATTTTTGATGCCGCGCCTATCTATGATCTGGATGGCAAGATGCTTGGTGTGTTTGTGATGATTACAGACATGACGACCATGCGTAGGCAACAAAGCAGAGTTGAAGAACAGAACGAGAAGATTACTCAGGCCGCAAATTCTGCACGTGCCATTTCAGAACAGGTATCTTCTGCTTCTGAAGAGCTTGCGGCGCAGATACGACAGTCGAGTAACGGTGCTGATGAACAGCAGAAGCTTACAGGTGAATCCGCAAGTGCCATGACGCAGATGAATGCATCTGTTCTTGAGGTTGCCCGTAACGCATCGGATGCAGCCGAACTAGCAGCATCGACACAGGAAAAAGCTGTTGAAGGTGGTCAGGTTGTTGATCAGGCAGTGGAGAGAATTCATGCTGTTGCTGACCAAGCTCAGGCTTTGAAAGAAGAGATGACTGTACTCGGTCGTCGTGCAGATGGTATTGGTCAGATTATTACCGTGATTGAAGATATTGCAGACCAGACAAACTTGCTTGCATTAAACGCCGCTATTGAAGCTGCTCGAGCAGGTGATGCGGGCCGCGGTTTTGCTGTTGTTGCGGATGAAGTGCGCAAACTTGCAGAAAAGACAATGAATGCTACTCGCGAAGTTGTTGAGTATGTAAGTGCAATTCAGACAAGCACACAGCAGAACGTTGAGGCTACAGAACGAGCTGTAGAGCTTGTGGATGATTCTACCGAGCTTGCAACCCGTTCTGGTGAGGCATTAAAATCAATTATGAAAATGGTTGAAGCAACTGCTGATCAGGTTCGTGCAATTGCTACTGCATCAGAAGAGCAGTCTGCTGCAAGTGAACAGATTAATAGTTCTGTTACGGTAATTAATGACATCTCTGAACAGACAGCTGCTGCCATGACAGAATCTACTGTAGCGGTAGAATCGGTTGCACAGCTTGCACAGGATTTGAATGGTATTATTGAGAATATGCGTTCCTAGGCTGAGCTAGCTATAGCAATTGTATAGGAAAAGAAGAAAGGGCAGAGCAATGACTCTGCCCTTTTTTTGTCTTATGTAGTTAGCTTCTATCGTTAATCATTCATTGATATTGTTTGATCAAGCTGTAGGAAGAAGAACTTTTCTGTGTACTCAAGGTGAAATGAAAAAGGATGAAGCAGATGCTTCATCCTTTTTCCGTGATTTCTTTTGGTAGACCGCTAATAGGTGCTTTGTTTGTTTTGGGATGCAGGGGGTACCTACCCCTGTTTGTTAAGGTCCGGCTGACAAACTTACCTTAGCGAAATGTTAGAATGCCTTTGACGCAACAGGTCTGCTGGCTGGTTGCTTGAAAGCAGATCCCCCTTTCTGATTGTTGAGAATTGCTTGAAATGCTTGATCCCGTTTGGCAGCTCTGTTGATGAATTCGTCAGCGATTTTTGTAGGTCCGTTGCATTCGTTTACGAGGTAGTGTTGCAGGTGTTCAGCTTTGGAGAAACTGAGTGCCCCGTGCAGGGTGCGTCTGCTAGGATAGTTGATATGGAATGTTGAAGAGAGGATGAATTTACCGATTGAGGTTTTGTACAGCTTCAGCTCCCACCAGTTTGGTGTCACGCCCATCAATTCTCTGTCATCAAGGCTCACAAGCAATTCACCTGTAAATACTAGGTCTTCTTTGCCATTTCTTTTCAAGGAAACTGTTTGCATAGTAAGCTCCTGTGAAGATAATTTTTTATATTGGGTGCAGTGTAACGGCAGAAAAAATTGATAAAAACAAAACGCTATTAATAGCTTCAGATAGTGCCATAAAAAAAGAGTACTATGAAAGTGTAGTGCTTTTTTTATGGCGGGGTAGCAATGATAATGTTTGTTGCACTGCAAGATACCAAATAAAGGGGGGAGGAGTGTGGCGAAGAAGGGAAGAAAATATGAAGGAAAAAAAGCGGATGTTATAAAAATGCAGATGCGCCGGAACTTACAGCTCCGGCGCATCGCAACCACAACAACAAACCAGTCAGGAGGGGAATCTATATTCCCCCATATATGTATCGCACATAGGCGATTACAAACGTAATCAAATGCTCCCAGTTTGCAGGCTGATATGCATAGAAACAAAAAAAGCCCGCATTAGCGGTGCCTAAATAAGAAACACGGGGCGACTGGAAAGAGGGAAAGAGGACGCAAGAAAACGCAATAATGGTTTTATGGGTCCACTCTGTCCTTTTACCTGAGAGTTTCACTGCACTGGGAAAGCAGTTTGCTCCTTCGGTGCTCCTTGCGGAGTCTCTCCAGAGGCTCGTCCGAGCAGCAGTCCTTTTGCCTGAAAGAGTTACATCTTCGGCGCCGTTTCTTTTTTTGGGGAAAAAAAGACGGTCTCTCCTGCTACCTTCAACCGAGATCCATATGTTGAGGCAGATTTCTGTTTATCGTGAGCAGATATAAAACGCAATAAAAAATACACCGCAGCGGTTGAATTTCTTATATTACTTAGGAAAAAAAATAATTTTCACATATATGGAATAAAAAAACGCCCTGTACATGGTGAACAGGACGTATTTTATTATGTTTTTTGCAGCGTAACTGCAATGTATCGCTTTGTAGTTATACGACTTCGTTAGGATAAATAGCTTCGTAAGACTTTTTGTACTCTGCAAATCTACCTTCACGAATAGCCTTACGTGCTCCACGAACAGTGTCGAGGAAGTAGGTAAGGTTGTGGATAGAGTTCAGACGGAAAGAGAGCAGCTCTTTTGCCTGGAACAGATGACGCAAGTACGCACGGGAGAATGTGCGGCAAGTGTAACAGTTACAGTTCGGATCAAGCGGTCCGTCATCTTCGGCATACTCTTTGCGCTTGATGCTGATTTTACCCTGTGAGGTGTAGAGAGTGCCGTTACGTGCGTTACGGGTAGGCAGAACGCAGTCGAACATATCAATGCCGGCGTTAATACCGTTGATAATGTCGAGCGGGGTACCGACGCCCATAAGGTAGCGTGGTTTGTCTTTTGGAAGCAGAGGAGCGGAATGGTATAAGATTTCCATCATCTTCTCTTTGCTTTCACCAACAGACAGACCGCCAAGTGCGAAGCCGTCGAAATCTTCAGAGGTCAGCTGTGCAATGGAGCGTTCACGTAAGTCTTTGAAGAAGCCGCCCTGTGTGATAGCGAAGAGAAGGTTGTCTCCGGCGCCACGAGGGTATTCTTCACGACAGCGTTTTGCCCAGCGGGTGGTCATTTCCAAGGAGCGGGCAGTGTATTCTTTGTCAGCGCCAAAGCCTACGCATTCATCCAGCACCATCATGATGTCAGAGTTCAGGTTGCGCTGAATCTGGATAACTTTTTCCGGTGTGAAAAGATGCTTGGAACCATCCAGATGGGAGCGGAAGGTGACGCCTTCTTCTTTGATTTTTCGTAAATCGCTGAGGCTGAATACCTGAAATCCGCCACTGTCCGTGAGGATTGGTTTGTTCCAGGAATTGAACTTTTGCAGACCGCCATGGCGTGCAACAAGATCGTCGCCCGGACGAAGGTATAAGTGGTAGGTGTTGCCGAGAATGATCTCAGCGCCAATATTGTTCAAGTCGTCAGGAGCAATGCCCTTAACGCTGCCTACCGTGCCCACAGGCATAAAGATAGGCGTCTGCACTACGCCGTGCGCAGTTTGCAGTTCACCTGTACGGGCAGCTCCGTCCGTTGCGTGTAATGTAAATTCTCCGATTTTTGCCATGGCGGCACTATACTCAGGAGCACACGCAAAGTCATCCCAAATTGTGTATCAAAAATTGGAGCCTAGTTTTTAATATAACAGACTGAAATGCAAAAGGCTGCTTCTGGTTATAGAAATCAGAAGCAGCCTTAAGAAGGTAGGAGGACAAACGTTATTTTTGGAGTTTAACGTTGTTTAAAATTTCAGTGGCAGAAGCGACCATGCCGCCTACGTTTGCCATGTCGGCCGGAACGATCATGGTATTTGATTTCTCAGCCATTTTACCGAACTCGTTAATGAACTGTTCTGCAATTTTCAGCTTAGCAGCTTCAGCACCGCCCGGTGCAGCCATAGCATCTGCAATCATGGTTATACCTTTTGCAGTAGCTTCTGCAATAAGCATGATTTCTTCAGCTTGACCGGCTGCTTCGTTAATTTTTTTCTGCTTTTCACCTTCAGAAAGTTCAATTGCTTCCTGTTTTAAGCCTTCTGCACGGTTGATACGGGACTGTCTGTCGCCTTCAGAACTTGCGATTTCTGCACGTTTTTCGCGTTCAGCTTTCATTTGTTGTTCCATGGCATGCATTACAGTTTCAGGAGGTGTGATGTCCTGAATTTCGTAGCGCATAACTTTGATGCCCCATTCGCGTGCAGCTTCGTCAATAGCACTCACAACCGCGGCGTTGATGCTGTCACGTTCTTCAAAGGTTTTATCAAGGCTGATTTTACCGATAGCAGAGCGCAGGGAAGTTTGTGCCAATTGACCTGCCGCAAGGTAGTAGTCGTTTACGCCGTAGCAGGATTTCATAACATCTTGTACCTGAATGTAGAGGACACCGTCGATTTCAACCACAACGTTGTCGCTGGTAATGCAGGACTGAGATGGGATGTTTAAGATCTCTTCTTTGGTAGAGCGGCGGTAGGCTACCTTGTCTACAAAAGGAATGAGGATATGCAGACCGGCTTCAAGGGTTTTGGAGTACTTACCTAATCGTTCAATAACGTAGGAGCTTCTTTGTGGCACGACAACAGCCGTTTTAATCAGCGTAATGAGAACAAGAACGGCGATAACAATAGAGGTGATAAGACTGGTCATGTTAATCCTTTTTAACAATGAAAGTATTGGGGTCAGATTCTTTGCGGGCGAGAATGGTTACAGTAGAACCGGAAGGAATAGCTTCGTCTGCCTCGGCGTTCCAGAATGTACCCTGATATTTTACGCGTCCGCTGATCGTGCTTGAAATTGATTCAACAACGATTGCGGTTGCGTTTATAGCTGCATCTTTGAAGACTTCATCATCAGAAGAAGTCTGACCAAATATCTTTGGCATTTGTTTTCGCAGAAGAGTTAACAATGCAACAGAAGCACAGAAAAATGTTACAACTTGGAAGGTCAGAGACTGATCCAGCAATGCTGCACAGCCTGCAAACAAGGCTCCGGCTGAAAAGAAAATAATAATGAAGGTTGGCGTAAATATTTCAATAAGAAAGAAGGCAACTGCTAACGCAAACCAGCCCAGCCAGAGAAAATTGACATCAAAATCCATGGTAAACATTAAATGAATACTCCATATTGCATGCTATATCTCCTTATGCGTAGGTGGAGACGAGTATCATTTGCAGTTGATCGAGTAAACGGAAATATACTGTTAATAATTACAAAAAAGAAAAAAGAACATATAAAAGAGCACATGTAATAGTTATATTACGTGTGCTCTTTGTTTGGGGTGTCTTTTATTATTAAAAATTTGAAGATTATTGCTTTAATAAGAGTGCTGCTCTCGTTTTGTTATAATAAAAAAATATTCATAAAATAGTTTGTTGTTCAAAATTTTTATCTATCTTTATAGCGAAAATGAGTGTCCATAATAGCGTACTCAACATTATGCTCGATTTTAGTAAGGATTTGTTCAAGGGCTACTAAAAATGGAACACCGTTTTCCGCTTCTCCTATATCAGTAAAATGCATGTCATCCATTATTACACTGAAGTTGGCTTTTTGCGGTTTAGGCATAGAGCCGCTAACAGAAGGGGTAATGACGTGTACATTCTTAATGATATATCGGTTTCCGATAACTTTCTTGTAGTCAATGTCTTTTGACGGATTAGGCGGAAATTCACGTGGTTCTGGAAGTTTGTTTCGTAAGTTTTGGAGCAGGATATCAAAGTTGTTTTCTTTGCGATTGGTTATATGCGAGATATCCATTGCTTTAATCGTAAGGTTATCAATGATGATGGTTCCAGTGCCAATGGATGATGGGAGCATGTTTATATCTATTTCCCCTATTTGGATGCAGTGCCCGCGGGGGAATCCGACAGGATTGGCAAGGTATACATTGTGGATGGTCCCATATCCGGAAAGAGTGGACAGTTTGGCATCCTCAAGCTGCACTCGAGTGCCCATGACTTTAGGCCCTATGTAATGTGCTGTTTTTTTTAGGATTGGATTTATGGAAACCGTTGTGTACGAGCTAATTCCGAATGCTATTACGCCGGAAAGCAGCATTAATAAGAAAATCTTTTTCATGGAAAGAGACTCCTTGCCAGGTGTGTGTCGATCTCAACTGTAACGATAGAATTATGAGAGTCTTGCAGCAAGGATTAAAGAAAAGAATACCCCGTCTACTGAAGTGTTGATGGCTACACTTCATAACAGTTTGAATGTGTTACAATGAGTTTTAATCGTTACAACATAAAAAAGCTCATTCTGTTGGATGGTTACAACAGAATGAGCTTTGCTGTTTACGCTGTAGTAAAATACGCTTGATGCTTTTTATGCGTATTTATAGATTTTTACGACTCGATAGTGTGTGGCAACAAAAGATATACAAGGTGATCTAACGTATTAAGAAGTTCCAGATATACTCCGCCGCTGGCCATAGGGGGGCCAAATAAGGCTGTCCGTTGGTTGCGAAGCGATTCCGATGAAACTGTTTCAGGGAATGTTTTTGAAAGGGTCATAGCAAGACGTTCAGCCAGGAGGTATCCTTTCACTCCTTCATAAAAGATGTTCAGATTGCGCATAAAATCTTCAGAGGCGTCGTTCCAGAATTCTTGAGCTGCAGGGGTTGGCTTCATTGAAACGGCAGAGCATAAGCTGTTATAAAGGTTGTTCAGGTTTGCACCCGGAATTCCAGCTCGCCATCCGATAAGCCATGAATTTCTTGCAAAGAATAAACAATGGTTCTTGCCAATTGTAACAATATCGTCAAATATCCCTTTTGCTTCCAGCAACTGTTCGTCCGTCCATTGCGGCGTTTCAGTTGCTGGGTGCCAGTCTGTTACCAACGTTTGTTTTGCTGTAATCGTGCCTTCGGTAAGTGTATTGATAATATGGGCAAGCCAAGCGTTTGCTTCAGGAGAATTCGGAGTCTCAAGGTGCGTGTAGCTTAGTACATAGCGACCTTTCCCGAATTTTCCTGTAAGAATGCATGGTTGTCCTTCGAGGAATTCTGGGCGAAGTTTGATGCCGTACAGTGATTCCCATTCGTTGAAGGTTCCTGGCGGCAAGGTGTTTAGCGGCAGGTCGGCAATCCAAAAGTCATTACCCGGAGTTGAGTAGCTGGCTAGGATTTCAACGTCGGTATTTTCTTTTGGGGAGAATCTGGCTGGCCACCAGACTGGAAGCGCTGGTTTTTCCGGAAAATTATCTGGAATCAGGTCGGCGGCGTGAGTAATGTTTGCACCGATAGAAGAATGAAGATGACCGCTTACAAAATGTTGCATGCGGTTGGTAAATTTGGCGCGTTCCCACGGGCAAAGATTAAGCCCGTTTTTACCGGTAAGACCAAGTCCTGCGCCACCGCAGAAGCCAAGGTACTTGCCGCCATTAGCAACATATTTACGTATTTCTTCAATTCCTTTGGAGCCAAGGGCGTTTGCTTTGAGCCTGGCATTGCCGCCAGGAGCAAGAAGTAAGGCTGGTGGGTTGCAAGAAAGCAAACCCTGCGCTATTTCTTCTCCCCGCACAATGCAGTATGGAAGTTTCATTGCTTCCAGTGCCCGCCAGACGAGTAGACCCCATAGGTGGGATTCGTCCCATAATATATAGATGCTTGACATTGTCCTTCCGCTAATTAATCTGACTTTTTTCAGTCGTGGAAGCGCACTCTACCAAGCGAGGGCAGCGAGTGCAAATAGTTACAATACTAACTTGAAAAAGGGGTGTCCTGAAGTGCAGTTAGAGGGAATGTTCTCTTGCTGATGCGGGGGGAACCCATAAACCGCAGGCACCACGGTCATGCAACGTGTGTCTGGGGTACATAATGATACAAAATCAGGCGTTACGCGCCTGAATACAATAACGAATCTGGAGTAGCAGTATGGCGGAAAACGCTCTTTCTAAGGGTTATGAATCTCAAACAGTTGAAGACCAGTGGCGTAAGTACTGGGAAGAAAACAACGTGTTCACACCGGATATGGATGCCGAAGGTGAACCATATTCTATTGTTATTCCGCCACCAAACGTCACCGGTGCTCTGCACATGGGGCACGCTCTTAACCTTACTTTGCAGGATATTCTTTGCCGCTACCAGCGTCAGAAAGGTAAAAAAGTTCTGTGGGTACCGGGTACTGACCACGCAGGTATTGCTACTCAGAACGTTGTAGAGCGTAAGCTTGCAACTGAGGGGCTTGGTCGTCACGATCTTGGCCGTGAAAAATTTGTTGAACGTGTATGGGAATGGCGTGAAGAGTACGGCAGCCGTATTCTTAATCAGGTTCGCAAAATGGGTGCATCCGTTGACTGGACCCGTGAACGCTTCACCATGGACGAAGGTCTTTCCAAAGCTGTTCGTAAAGTTTTCGTAGAACTTCACGAGCAGGATCTCATTTATAAAGGCGACTACATCATCAACTGGTGTCCTCGCTGTCACACTGCTCTTGCTGATGACGAAGTAGATCACGCTAACGAACCAGGTGCTCTGCACTACGTTAAATACCCGCTTGCGGATGGCTCCGGCGAACTCATTATCGCAACCACCCGTCCTGAAACTATGCTTGCGGATACCGCGATTGCTGTTAACCCTGATGATGAGCGTTTCAACCATCTCATCGGTAAGAAAGCAATTCTTCCGCTTGTGGGTCGTGAACTCGACATCATCGGTGACAGTTACGTAGACATCGAATTTGGTACAGGTTGTCTTAAAGTTACCCCTGCGCATGACCATAATGACTGGGAGCTCGGTCGCAAACATGGTCTTGAGGTAATGAATATCCTCAACGAAGACGGTACTCTTAACGAAGATACCGGTGAATACGCAGGCCTTACTTGCGTTGAAGCACGTGTAAAAATCCTCGAAGCACTGAAAGCTGAAGGCTTCCTCGATCGAATCGAAGAACATGAGCACAGTGTTGGTCACTGTTACCGTTGTAAAACTATTGTTGAGCCGTACGTATCCACTCAGTGGTTCGTAGCAATGACTAAACTTGCTCCACGTGCTCGTGCAGCTGTACCTGAACTTACTCAGATTTTCCCAGAGTCTTGGATTAAGACTTATAACCACTGGCTCGATAACATTCGTGACTGGTGTATTTCCCGTCAGATATGGTGGGGACACCGTATTCCGGCTTGGACATGTCAGGATTGTGGTGAGCTTATTGTATCTACAGAAGATCCAACCACCTGTAAGTGTGGTTCCAAGAATCTTGTACAGGACGAAGACGTTCTCGATACCTGGTTCTCTTCTGCTCTCTGGCCTTTCACCACTATGGGCTGGCCTGAAAAAACTAAAGAGCTCGATACATTCTACCCGACTTCTGTACTTGTTACCGGTTTTGACATCCTCTTCTTCTGGGTTGCCCGTATGATGATGATGGGTCTGCACTTTATGGACGAAGTACCGTTCCATCATGTGTACATCCACGCTCTCGTACGTGACGAGCAGGGCAAGAAAATGTCCAAATCTACAGGTAACGTTATCGACCCGGTTGAGATGATCGACAAGTATGGTTGTGACTCCCTGCGCTTTACTCTGACTTCATTCGCAGCAATGGGGCGTGACATTAAGTTGTCTGAGCAGCGCATCGACGGTTACCGTAACTTCTGTAACAAAATTTGGAACGCAGCTCGTTTCGCGCTGATGAACCTGCCGGAAGGAAAGCCTAAGACTTTCGCATTTGACGAAATCGACGGCGTACATCACCGCTGGATTCTTTCTCGTCTTGAATCTGTGAAGAAAGATATGGATAACGCTATTACAAGCTACCATTTCAACGAATCTGCTCAGATCATGTACAAGTTTATCTGGAACGAGTTCTGCGACTGGTACCTTGAGCTTATCAAGCCTGATATGCGTGCAGGCGGCGAGCGTGCAGAAAAAGCACAGTTTGTACTCTGGACTGTTTTGCAGGAAATGATGGTTATCCTTCACCCAATCATGCCATTCATTACCGCACAGGTATGGAGCGTGCTGCCGGGTATGGAAAACAAAGACATCGCAACTGAGTTGTATCCTGAAATGCGTCCTGCATGTGAAAATGCCGAAGCTGAAGCTGCAATGAACCTCATTCAGGAAACAATTGTTGCAATTCGTACCATTAAAGCAGAGCTCAATGTTGCTCCGCAGACTCGTCTCAGTGTGCTTGTTCGTACTGCATCTGATGAAGCAAAAGCACTGTACGAAGATGCAATGGAAGTAATGCAGGCTCTCGCTCGTCTCGATGGCGTTGAACTTGGCGCAGACGTTGAAGCACCAAAAGCTTCTGCTTCCAGCGTAGTTCAGGGTAACGAGGTTATCGTACCTCTCGAAGGTCTCGTAAACTTTGAAGACGAACTTGCCCGTCTTGATAAAGAGCTCGGTAAAGTTGAAAAAGATCTCAAACAGGCTTCCGGCAAGCTTCGTAACGAAAGCTTTGTTAACAACGCTCCGGCTGCTATTGTTGAAAAAGAGAAAGCTCGCGCTGCCGAACTTGAAGATACCCAGCAGAAACTGCTTAAGCTTAAGAAGCGTCTTGTTGACGCAATGGGCTAGTAAGCAAGTTTAGGATGCTAAGAGTTGGAGGCTGGGCAGGTATATGCCTGCGGCGCTTTTGTCTCCGACGAGCAGGGAAATAATTTCCCCTGCACCCCATGCTAGGCGATTGGATTTGTTGCAAAACGAATATACGTTTTTGCAATAGGTTGTTGGCTGAGATGGGGGAGTACACATAACTGGTTGCATGTTAACGGGCTTTGAAAAAAAGCCATTAGCAGTCCGCGGTCATGCGGGTGCGGGGCAGAGTCCTTGTTCCTCGGAGAGCCGCCGGAGGCAAACACAGTTTTGTTCCATCAAGTAAGATAAAGTTATTATCAGGGAACCGGAGGCAACTCCGGTTCCTGATTATTACCGGAGGAATGATGAAAGTTTACCTTATCGGTGCTGGTCCGGGCGATCCCGGCCTGCTGACAATTAAAGGCCGTGATATTTTGAGTACCGCAGATGTTATTGTGTACGACTATCTTGCGAATGCTGAATTTCTTTCTTACGCAAAGCCTGAAGCCGAAATTATCTACGTAGGTAAAAAAGGCGGCGACCACACTCTGAGTCAGGAAGGTATTAACCAGCTCATCGTTGATAAAGCGAAAGAGGGTAAATCTGTTGCACGTCTGAAAGGTGGCGACCCGTACATGTTCGGTCGTGGCGGCGAAGAAGCTCAGGAACTGCTTGCTGCCGGTGTACCATTTGAAGAAGTACCGGGTATTACCTCTGCTATCGCAGGTCCTGCATATGCTGGTATTCCGCTGACCCACCGTGATTATGCTTCCTCCGTGTCCTTTATCACCGGTCACGAAAACCCAGATAAGCCTGGTTCTTCCCATAATTGGAAGTCCCTTGCTACCGGAACATCCACTCTCGTGTTCTTTATGGGTATGAAGAATCTGCCGCATATTTCCAAGCAGCTTATTGAAAACGGTATGGACCCTGATACTCCGGCAGCACTTGTGCACTGGGGTACAACAGCAAAGCATCGTTCCATGTCTGCAACTATCGCAACTCTTCCTGAAGAAGGCGTAAAGCAGGGCTTTACCTCTCCTTCTCTC includes:
- a CDS encoding valine--tRNA ligase: MAENALSKGYESQTVEDQWRKYWEENNVFTPDMDAEGEPYSIVIPPPNVTGALHMGHALNLTLQDILCRYQRQKGKKVLWVPGTDHAGIATQNVVERKLATEGLGRHDLGREKFVERVWEWREEYGSRILNQVRKMGASVDWTRERFTMDEGLSKAVRKVFVELHEQDLIYKGDYIINWCPRCHTALADDEVDHANEPGALHYVKYPLADGSGELIIATTRPETMLADTAIAVNPDDERFNHLIGKKAILPLVGRELDIIGDSYVDIEFGTGCLKVTPAHDHNDWELGRKHGLEVMNILNEDGTLNEDTGEYAGLTCVEARVKILEALKAEGFLDRIEEHEHSVGHCYRCKTIVEPYVSTQWFVAMTKLAPRARAAVPELTQIFPESWIKTYNHWLDNIRDWCISRQIWWGHRIPAWTCQDCGELIVSTEDPTTCKCGSKNLVQDEDVLDTWFSSALWPFTTMGWPEKTKELDTFYPTSVLVTGFDILFFWVARMMMMGLHFMDEVPFHHVYIHALVRDEQGKKMSKSTGNVIDPVEMIDKYGCDSLRFTLTSFAAMGRDIKLSEQRIDGYRNFCNKIWNAARFALMNLPEGKPKTFAFDEIDGVHHRWILSRLESVKKDMDNAITSYHFNESAQIMYKFIWNEFCDWYLELIKPDMRAGGERAEKAQFVLWTVLQEMMVILHPIMPFITAQVWSVLPGMENKDIATELYPEMRPACENAEAEAAMNLIQETIVAIRTIKAELNVAPQTRLSVLVRTASDEAKALYEDAMEVMQALARLDGVELGADVEAPKASASSVVQGNEVIVPLEGLVNFEDELARLDKELGKVEKDLKQASGKLRNESFVNNAPAAIVEKEKARAAELEDTQQKLLKLKKRLVDAMG